A region from the Polaribacter sp. Hel1_33_78 genome encodes:
- the ccsA gene encoding cytochrome c biogenesis protein CcsA, with translation MKNIFNFLYSTRLTAILFILFATAMGIATFIENDFGTQTSKALVYNAWWFEAIMVFFIINFFGNIFRYRLYNKEKWAVLMFHLSFLFIIIGAAVTRYIGYEGIMLINEGETTNQFLSETTFVNVIVDNNKEQKKIHKPILLSAWGSNSWSFSDDFREKEYSIDLVKYIPWAEKKLVQDENGVEHLFLVESSSGNRHEHYIKAGTVQNIHNILVGYEAPDNNASINIFKRNDSLKIVTKSDGDFQVMATRQTGKLIKDSIQDFKLRSLYNVTGLPFVVPQYPTKGTMKTISGPKDDKKLDVLVLDISSNDQTKRIELSGGKFNNDNFKEFTVDTLNFRMWYGAKIKETPFSVKLNDFQLEKYPGSESAASYASEVTVIEPDESFDYRIFMNHILDHKGYKLFQSSYDLSGEKEQTHLSVNHDFWGTFITYLGYSFLYIGLICILFAKNTRFDDLKNTLKKIRKKKLTMSVVVALFLSGISFSQTTDHDHDHDDPDHKHETEQSQASKLPTSHTSKKISDQQIDSILKANLVSLAHAESFNKLVIQDAGGRMKPAHTFASELVRKVSQTETLHGMEPSQVLLSIIENSRLWYEVPAIYLEKKNTKIRKQLGIADSTKYARLSDFFTDRGEYKIRELVAEAQKNNIKNNFEKDLIKIDRRLGLLYNAIGGGILKIYPIPNDENNTWVSQPETTSTKGFMPADTVFVQKSLPLYVQLLQTAKKTNDYSKANDILDGIKKYQKKYGAAVYPSDKKIELEIVYNKYNVFTKLVRYYGLASLLLIGFVIAQIFVTKKWINRAVKLLIVLVIGLFLLHTAGLISRWYISGNAPWSNAYESIIYVAWTTMLFGFFLGRKSALTITATTFVTAIILFFASQNWLDPEIANLQPVLNSWWLLVHVSIIVASYGPLTLGMILGIFSLFLILFTKESNKKKMDMNIKEITIINEMAITVGLIMLTIGNFLGGMWANESWGRYWGWDPKETWALISIMIYAFVLHMRLIPGLRGRYTFNLWTIIAYFSIMMTYFGVNFYLSGLHSYASGDQVITPTSVYYSIGFVAILGTFSWFKYKKYYKK, from the coding sequence ATGAAAAACATTTTTAATTTCCTCTATTCTACACGTTTAACGGCAATATTATTTATTCTTTTTGCCACAGCAATGGGGATTGCCACTTTTATAGAAAATGATTTTGGAACACAAACGTCTAAAGCGCTAGTTTACAATGCTTGGTGGTTTGAAGCTATTATGGTGTTTTTTATCATTAACTTTTTTGGAAATATTTTTAGATATAGATTGTATAACAAAGAGAAATGGGCCGTTTTAATGTTTCATCTCTCTTTTTTATTCATCATTATTGGTGCCGCTGTAACCAGATATATAGGTTACGAAGGCATTATGCTAATTAATGAAGGAGAAACTACCAATCAATTTTTATCAGAAACTACCTTTGTCAATGTAATTGTTGATAATAATAAAGAACAAAAAAAAATTCATAAGCCCATTTTATTATCCGCTTGGGGCTCTAATTCTTGGTCTTTTTCAGATGACTTTAGAGAAAAAGAATATAGCATTGATTTGGTAAAATATATTCCTTGGGCGGAGAAAAAATTAGTGCAAGATGAAAATGGTGTTGAACATTTATTTTTAGTTGAATCCTCAAGCGGAAATAGACATGAACATTATATAAAAGCAGGGACTGTTCAGAACATTCACAATATTTTAGTCGGATATGAAGCACCAGATAATAATGCCTCTATAAATATTTTTAAAAGAAATGATTCTTTAAAAATTGTAACGAAATCCGATGGTGATTTTCAAGTGATGGCAACCAGACAAACTGGAAAATTAATAAAAGATAGTATTCAAGATTTTAAATTGCGTTCTCTTTATAATGTTACTGGATTGCCTTTTGTTGTTCCTCAATATCCTACAAAAGGAACTATGAAAACTATAAGTGGACCAAAAGATGACAAAAAATTAGATGTCTTAGTTTTGGATATTTCAAGCAATGACCAGACCAAAAGAATCGAACTTTCAGGAGGAAAATTTAACAATGATAATTTTAAAGAATTTACGGTTGATACTTTAAATTTCAGAATGTGGTACGGAGCTAAAATTAAAGAAACTCCATTTAGCGTTAAGTTAAATGACTTTCAGTTAGAAAAATATCCCGGTTCAGAAAGTGCAGCATCTTATGCAAGTGAAGTTACTGTAATTGAGCCAGATGAAAGTTTTGATTATCGCATTTTTATGAATCATATTTTAGATCATAAAGGGTATAAACTCTTTCAATCTAGTTATGATTTGTCTGGTGAAAAAGAACAAACTCATTTATCTGTTAACCATGATTTTTGGGGAACTTTTATTACATATTTAGGGTATTCTTTTCTCTACATTGGTTTAATCTGTATTCTCTTTGCAAAAAATACGCGTTTTGATGATTTAAAAAATACGCTAAAAAAGATCCGAAAAAAGAAATTAACCATGTCTGTTGTAGTTGCGTTATTTCTGTCTGGTATTAGTTTTTCACAAACTACAGATCATGATCATGATCATGATGATCCAGATCATAAACACGAAACTGAACAATCTCAAGCAAGTAAACTACCTACAAGTCATACTTCTAAAAAAATCAGCGACCAACAAATAGATTCTATTTTAAAAGCAAATTTGGTTTCTTTAGCGCACGCAGAAAGCTTTAATAAACTTGTTATACAAGATGCAGGAGGTCGTATGAAACCTGCACACACTTTTGCTTCAGAATTAGTAAGAAAAGTTAGTCAGACAGAAACTTTACATGGCATGGAACCTAGTCAGGTTTTGCTATCAATTATTGAAAACTCAAGACTTTGGTATGAAGTACCTGCAATCTATTTAGAGAAAAAAAACACAAAAATTAGAAAGCAGTTAGGTATTGCTGATAGTACTAAATATGCGCGACTATCTGATTTTTTCACCGATAGAGGTGAGTATAAAATTAGAGAACTGGTTGCTGAAGCTCAAAAAAATAATATTAAAAATAATTTTGAAAAAGACCTTATAAAAATTGACAGACGTCTAGGATTATTATACAATGCAATTGGAGGTGGCATTTTAAAAATTTATCCAATTCCTAATGATGAAAACAATACATGGGTTTCTCAACCAGAAACCACTTCAACAAAAGGTTTTATGCCTGCAGATACCGTTTTTGTGCAAAAATCTTTACCGCTGTACGTACAATTATTGCAGACTGCTAAAAAGACAAATGATTACTCCAAAGCAAATGACATTTTAGATGGCATTAAAAAATACCAGAAGAAATACGGAGCTGCCGTATATCCTTCAGATAAAAAAATTGAATTAGAAATTGTCTACAATAAATACAATGTATTTACCAAATTAGTTCGCTATTATGGCTTGGCCAGTTTACTCTTAATAGGTTTTGTAATTGCACAAATATTTGTTACCAAGAAATGGATTAATCGTGCTGTTAAACTTTTAATTGTCTTGGTTATTGGCTTATTTCTATTGCACACTGCTGGGTTAATTAGCAGATGGTACATTAGTGGAAACGCACCTTGGAGCAATGCTTACGAATCCATCATTTATGTGGCTTGGACTACCATGCTTTTTGGTTTTTTCTTAGGAAGAAAATCTGCATTAACCATCACGGCAACAACATTTGTAACTGCTATTATCTTATTTTTCGCAAGTCAGAATTGGTTAGACCCAGAAATTGCCAACTTGCAACCGGTATTAAATTCATGGTGGTTATTAGTGCATGTTTCTATAATTGTGGCAAGTTATGGCCCTTTAACTTTAGGAATGATTTTAGGAATTTTCTCGCTCTTTTTAATCTTATTTACAAAAGAGAGTAACAAAAAGAAAATGGACATGAACATCAAAGAAATTACCATTATTAATGAAATGGCTATTACTGTTGGTTTAATTATGTTAACTATCGGAAACTTTTTAGGTGGTATGTGGGCCAATGAAAGCTGGGGACGTTATTGGGGATGGGATCCTAAAGAAACCTGGGCCTTAATTTCTATTATGATTTATGCTTTTGTTTTACACATGCGCTTAATCCCTGGTTTAAGAGGAAGATATACTTTTAATTTATGGACCATCATTGCTTATTTCTCTATTATGATGACCTATTTTGGAGTGAATTTTTACTTATCTGGATTGCATTCTTATGCAAGTGGAGATCAAGTAATCACTCCTACCTCTGTATATTATTCTATTGGGTTTGTAGCGATTCTAGGAACATTCTCTTGGTTTAAGTACAAAAAATATTACAAGAAGTAA
- the guaA gene encoding glutamine-hydrolyzing GMP synthase: MQQHNVLILDFGSQYTQLIARRVRELNIYCEIHPYNHPPKELENFKAIILSGSPNSVRGETVLHPDLSEIRGKKPLLAVCYGAQYLAHFSGGKVAPSNTREYGRANLSFIKEEETFFQNISEGSQVWMSHSDTIKDLPTNGVLLASTKDVENAAFKIEGEQTFAIQFHPEVYHSKDGKQLLENFLVKIAEVAQTWTPDSFVESTVAAIKEKVGNDKVVLGLSGGVDSSVAAVLLNKAIGKNLYCIFVNNGLLRKNEFETVLARYEGMGLNVKGVDASARFLQALKGVVDPEKKRKAIGNAFIEVFDDEAHKITGVNWLAQGTIYPDVIESVSVNGGPSATIKSHHNVGGLPDYMKLKIVEPLRMIFKDEVRRVGASMGIDPELLGRHPFPGPGLGIRILGDITAEKVRILQEVDAIFVNGLKEDGLYDKVWQAGAMLLPVNSVGVMGDERTYEKVVALRAVESTDGMTADWVDLPYTFLQKTSNKIINQVKGVNRVVYDISSKPPATIEWE; encoded by the coding sequence ATGCAACAACACAACGTACTTATATTAGATTTTGGATCGCAATACACGCAATTAATTGCAAGAAGAGTCAGAGAGTTAAACATTTATTGTGAAATTCACCCGTATAATCATCCACCAAAAGAATTAGAAAATTTTAAAGCAATCATCTTATCAGGAAGTCCAAATTCTGTAAGAGGAGAAACTGTTTTACATCCAGATTTATCAGAAATCAGAGGTAAAAAACCTTTGTTAGCGGTTTGTTATGGAGCGCAATATTTAGCACATTTTTCTGGTGGAAAAGTAGCGCCTTCCAACACAAGAGAATACGGAAGAGCAAATTTATCCTTTATAAAAGAGGAGGAAACTTTCTTTCAAAATATTTCTGAAGGAAGCCAAGTTTGGATGAGTCATTCAGACACAATTAAAGACTTACCTACAAATGGTGTTCTATTAGCAAGTACAAAAGATGTAGAAAATGCTGCTTTTAAAATTGAAGGGGAACAAACATTCGCTATTCAATTTCATCCAGAAGTATATCATTCTAAAGACGGAAAGCAATTATTAGAAAATTTTTTAGTAAAAATTGCAGAGGTGGCACAAACTTGGACACCAGACTCTTTTGTAGAAAGTACAGTGGCAGCAATTAAAGAAAAAGTGGGCAATGATAAAGTAGTTTTAGGGCTTTCAGGAGGAGTAGACTCATCTGTAGCAGCTGTTTTATTGAACAAAGCAATTGGTAAAAATCTATATTGTATTTTTGTAAATAATGGATTACTGCGTAAAAATGAATTCGAAACCGTATTAGCAAGATACGAAGGTATGGGCTTAAACGTTAAAGGTGTAGATGCATCGGCACGTTTTTTGCAAGCCCTAAAAGGTGTTGTAGATCCTGAGAAAAAAAGAAAAGCAATTGGAAACGCTTTTATTGAAGTTTTTGATGATGAGGCACATAAAATTACGGGTGTAAATTGGCTAGCACAAGGAACTATTTATCCAGATGTAATTGAATCTGTTTCCGTAAACGGCGGTCCATCTGCAACCATAAAAAGTCATCATAATGTGGGAGGTTTACCAGATTATATGAAGTTGAAAATTGTGGAGCCTTTGAGAATGATTTTCAAAGACGAAGTAAGAAGAGTAGGTGCTTCTATGGGAATCGACCCTGAATTATTAGGACGCCATCCTTTTCCTGGTCCAGGATTGGGTATCAGGATTTTAGGAGATATTACTGCAGAAAAAGTTCGTATTTTGCAAGAGGTAGATGCCATTTTTGTAAATGGATTAAAAGAAGATGGTTTGTATGATAAAGTATGGCAAGCCGGCGCTATGTTATTACCGGTAAATTCTGTTGGAGTTATGGGTGATGAAAGAACGTATGAAAAAGTAGTCGCTTTAAGGGCGGTGGAAAGCACAGATGGAATGACTGCAGATTGGGTAGATTTACCCTATACGTTTTTGCAAAAAACATCAAACAAAATAATAAATCAAGTAAAAGGTGTAAATAGAGTTGTGTATGATATTAGCTCGAAACCACCTGCAACAATAGAATGGGAATAA
- a CDS encoding phospholipase D family protein, which translates to MNTIFKIKEIYILAFLVFISCSEKKPPLLETDFCSSIHRNETTTLTKELEDVSDLMKNKTGVYVLEDGSGSMVARAWLTEYAEKTIDIQYFIFSTDNVGLIACDYLVKAADRGVKIRIIVDDIMVDADAEDILLFSSHKNISVKIYNPGVNLGKNIFQKLGKFTTDFKSANQRMHNKTFIVDDKVVITGGRNIADEYFDYDHEYNFRDRDILLIGKESGEVKKSFNAFWNSPLSADAGIVIKDKLKNSTLENPFKNLHEYACNPENFWPQIRDRIKNLPKAFSNIKNSGGLVWLDNVEFISDIPGKNNQTESFTGGGNSTSALLNLVKNAKSSIEIQTPYLITTELSQNLFKDATDRGVKIRILTNSLASTDNVEAFSSYQSDRQKLLDTGVRIFEFRPDAAERTRIMTGELQVKLKHKPIFGLHAKSMVIDGKTTVIGTFNLDPRSANLNTECIVIVDSEKVTKGVLKGMEEEFKPENSWETTATFNPDSKVGKYKRFKTWTRKVIPKKIL; encoded by the coding sequence ATGAATACTATTTTTAAAATTAAAGAAATCTATATCCTTGCATTTTTGGTATTTATATCTTGTTCTGAAAAAAAACCACCTTTATTAGAAACAGATTTCTGTTCTAGTATTCACCGAAATGAGACCACCACTCTCACTAAAGAGTTAGAAGATGTATCTGACCTAATGAAAAACAAAACGGGTGTTTATGTTTTGGAAGATGGCAGTGGCTCTATGGTAGCAAGAGCTTGGTTAACTGAATATGCAGAAAAAACGATTGACATTCAATACTTTATTTTTTCTACCGATAATGTAGGTCTTATTGCCTGTGATTATTTGGTAAAAGCTGCTGATCGTGGAGTAAAAATAAGAATTATTGTCGATGATATTATGGTAGACGCGGACGCAGAAGATATCTTACTGTTCAGTTCTCATAAAAATATTTCAGTAAAAATTTACAATCCTGGAGTTAATTTAGGGAAAAACATATTTCAAAAATTAGGGAAATTCACAACTGATTTTAAGTCTGCTAATCAACGAATGCACAATAAAACCTTTATTGTTGATGACAAAGTTGTTATTACTGGTGGAAGAAACATTGCAGATGAATACTTTGATTATGACCATGAATACAATTTTCGAGACAGAGATATTCTTTTGATTGGAAAAGAATCTGGTGAAGTGAAAAAATCTTTCAATGCATTTTGGAATAGTCCATTGAGTGCAGATGCAGGAATAGTTATTAAAGACAAGCTAAAAAATAGCACTTTAGAAAATCCTTTTAAAAATCTTCATGAATATGCTTGCAACCCAGAGAATTTTTGGCCGCAAATAAGAGACCGAATAAAAAATTTACCGAAAGCATTTTCTAATATTAAAAATTCTGGTGGTCTTGTTTGGTTGGATAATGTAGAATTCATTTCTGATATACCAGGTAAAAATAATCAAACAGAAAGCTTTACAGGTGGCGGAAATTCTACATCAGCGCTGCTTAATTTAGTGAAAAACGCAAAATCATCCATAGAAATTCAAACCCCTTATTTAATCACCACAGAATTAAGTCAAAATCTATTTAAGGATGCAACAGATCGTGGAGTTAAAATTAGAATTTTAACCAATAGTTTGGCATCCACAGATAATGTAGAGGCTTTTAGTAGCTATCAATCGGATAGACAAAAATTACTAGATACTGGGGTTCGAATTTTTGAGTTTAGACCAGATGCAGCAGAGCGAACTCGAATAATGACTGGAGAATTACAAGTAAAACTAAAACACAAACCGATTTTCGGTTTGCATGCAAAATCAATGGTTATTGATGGTAAAACCACCGTAATTGGTACTTTTAATTTAGATCCAAGAAGTGCTAATTTAAATACAGAATGTATTGTTATTGTTGATTCTGAAAAAGTTACAAAAGGAGTTTTAAAAGGTATGGAAGAAGAATTTAAACCAGAAAATTCATGGGAAACCACCGCAACGTTTAATCCTGATTCTAAAGTAGGAAAATACAAACGGTTTAAAACTTGGACAAGAAAAGTGATTCCTAAAAAAATACTCTAA
- a CDS encoding amidohydrolase — protein sequence MRKYIIFFLLLSFTIPFVQGQKLSKNKKQLIKSIEKHKQNLIEISDSIWELAETAFEETQSSKILSDYAEKNGFSVEKGVAGMPTAFVATYGSGSPVISVLGEFDALPGISQKAKPTKDPLIEKGNGHGCGHNLFGSGSLGAAIAIKELIEQGKIKGTIKFFGTPSEEKFFGKIWMVKAGLWDDVDVNISWHPSASIQADVQSSLALVDFKIEFFGQAAHASADPWNGRSASDALELYTAGINYYREHVRPTVRMHYHIQDGGQVVNVVPDYSRLWMRVRDTKRSGMMPVYKRAVEMAEGAAILANVEYKVSLISGIYEVLVNRSGGEIMQNNLELLGPITYTNDEISFGKKIQEVTGKEQLGMDSKINPLEETREHPGGGSTDVGDVSWNVANINLGVTTAPKDTPWHSWAVVACGGMSIGHKGMIYASKAMSMTMLDLFENPKLVTKVKDEYKKRKGDAVYKAIVPDGPPPIPNKK from the coding sequence ATGAGAAAATATATCATCTTTTTTTTACTTCTATCCTTTACAATTCCATTTGTGCAAGGTCAAAAGTTGTCAAAAAATAAAAAACAATTGATCAAGTCTATAGAAAAACATAAACAGAACCTTATCGAAATTAGCGATTCAATTTGGGAATTAGCTGAAACTGCTTTTGAAGAAACACAATCATCAAAAATTCTTTCTGACTACGCTGAAAAAAATGGATTTAGTGTAGAAAAAGGTGTTGCAGGAATGCCTACTGCTTTTGTAGCAACTTACGGAAGCGGAAGTCCCGTAATTAGTGTTTTAGGAGAGTTTGATGCCTTACCAGGAATATCTCAAAAAGCAAAACCTACCAAAGACCCTTTAATTGAAAAGGGAAATGGACATGGCTGTGGTCATAATTTATTTGGTTCTGGAAGTTTAGGAGCTGCCATTGCAATAAAAGAACTCATTGAACAAGGTAAAATTAAAGGAACAATTAAATTTTTCGGAACTCCATCAGAAGAAAAATTCTTTGGTAAGATTTGGATGGTTAAGGCCGGTTTATGGGATGATGTTGATGTAAATATCAGTTGGCACCCTTCTGCATCTATTCAAGCAGATGTGCAAAGTTCGTTAGCTTTAGTAGACTTTAAGATAGAGTTTTTTGGTCAAGCTGCTCATGCATCTGCAGATCCTTGGAACGGTAGAAGTGCTTCTGATGCTTTAGAATTATATACGGCAGGGATCAATTATTATAGAGAGCATGTTAGACCCACGGTAAGAATGCATTATCATATTCAAGACGGAGGGCAAGTTGTAAATGTAGTTCCAGACTATTCCAGATTATGGATGCGAGTGAGAGACACAAAGCGTTCTGGAATGATGCCTGTATACAAACGAGCAGTTGAAATGGCTGAAGGAGCAGCAATTTTAGCGAATGTAGAGTATAAAGTATCTTTGATTTCTGGAATATATGAAGTTCTTGTAAATAGATCTGGAGGAGAAATTATGCAAAATAATTTAGAACTCTTAGGTCCGATTACTTATACCAATGATGAAATTTCTTTTGGTAAAAAAATTCAAGAAGTTACTGGAAAAGAGCAACTTGGAATGGATAGTAAGATAAACCCCTTAGAAGAAACGAGAGAGCACCCAGGCGGTGGTTCAACAGATGTAGGAGATGTAAGTTGGAATGTTGCTAATATTAATCTTGGTGTAACTACTGCACCTAAAGATACTCCATGGCATTCCTGGGCTGTTGTGGCTTGCGGCGGAATGAGTATTGGCCATAAAGGAATGATTTATGCTTCTAAAGCAATGTCTATGACCATGCTCGATTTATTTGAAAACCCTAAGTTGGTTACGAAAGTAAAAGATGAATACAAAAAAAGAAAAGGGGATGCGGTTTATAAGGCAATTGTACCTGATGGACCACCTCCAATTCCAAATAAAAAATAA
- a CDS encoding 3-oxoacyl-ACP synthase III family protein: MNSSRITGTGTFIPSLKKENADFLEDEFLNNDGSTFSSDNDLIIEKFKAITGITERRYAKDEYTTSDLAFFAAQKAIEDANLHKEELDYIIVAHNFGDVKQGTIQGDMLPSIATRVKYKLEIENPNCVAYDILFGCPGWIEGVIQAQAFIKAGIAKKCLVIGAETLSRVIDKYDRDSMIYSDGAGACIVEKTEESDSGILSHATQTFAKDEAYFLHYGGSYKQEEDQNVRYIKMFGRKIYEFAITNVPAAMKAALEKSGLEIDDVKKILIHQANEKMDEAIIKRFYRLYKKPVPKGVMPMSIHKLGNSSVATVPTLLDLVLKGKIENQQLNKGDVIMLASVGAGMNINAIVYKV, encoded by the coding sequence ATGAACTCATCAAGAATTACGGGTACAGGAACTTTTATTCCATCTTTAAAAAAAGAGAATGCAGATTTTCTAGAAGATGAATTTTTAAATAATGACGGTTCTACGTTTTCATCTGATAATGATCTTATTATCGAAAAATTTAAAGCAATTACAGGTATTACAGAAAGGCGATATGCAAAAGATGAATACACCACTTCAGATTTGGCTTTTTTTGCCGCCCAAAAAGCAATAGAAGATGCGAACCTGCATAAAGAGGAATTAGATTATATTATTGTAGCACATAATTTTGGTGATGTAAAGCAAGGCACCATTCAAGGAGATATGTTGCCAAGTATAGCAACAAGGGTAAAATATAAATTGGAAATTGAGAATCCGAATTGTGTTGCCTATGATATTTTATTTGGTTGTCCTGGTTGGATAGAAGGTGTTATTCAAGCACAAGCTTTTATCAAAGCCGGCATCGCAAAAAAGTGTTTGGTTATCGGAGCAGAAACTTTATCAAGAGTTATTGATAAGTATGATCGTGATTCAATGATATATAGTGATGGAGCAGGAGCATGTATCGTAGAAAAAACGGAAGAATCTGATTCTGGAATTTTAAGTCATGCAACACAAACTTTTGCGAAAGACGAAGCCTACTTTTTACATTATGGAGGGTCTTATAAGCAAGAGGAAGACCAAAATGTGCGGTATATAAAAATGTTTGGACGTAAGATTTATGAATTTGCAATTACCAATGTTCCGGCTGCAATGAAAGCTGCTTTAGAAAAAAGTGGTCTTGAAATTGATGATGTAAAGAAAATATTGATTCATCAAGCCAATGAAAAAATGGATGAAGCTATCATCAAACGATTTTATAGATTGTACAAAAAACCAGTTCCAAAAGGAGTAATGCCTATGAGCATTCATAAATTAGGAAACAGTTCTGTGGCTACTGTGCCAACTTTATTAGACTTAGTTTTGAAAGGGAAAATTGAAAATCAGCAGCTAAACAAGGGAGATGTAATTATGTTAGCTTCTGTTGGTGCGGGTATGAACATCAATGCAATTGTTTATAAGGTTTAA
- a CDS encoding LysM peptidoglycan-binding domain-containing protein: protein MKHLKFFIFLCILTFTVSCGQQKKYIQYKVKKGETISVIAANLSMKKKDLLRLNPDVVSEPRTNSFIVVPEKKLNNYKNKIKERPKDISDAELTEDEIIDEKVKLLEELKEKFVVYEVKKGDTFYSFKKKFNVTRGELLILNPELVEGLKVGQILKIKEIPVGVVSDEIFYNDYLQPETTLKIALLLPFRTDKYNNDTIAAQQIFSKNATLVNIATDFFMGAEIAVDSLRTKGIDIELNVFDTGARRADGIRRIISEKDLGSNHAIIGPLYSEEVQMVANNVSVPVIFPVYSSSQSNFSSANIIKTSPEKSVFREELERYIKEKFGSGNIIIVSDTKFKNIQTSRLLKSSLEFEDSIYNVNILTPDKGYIEKSRFLEVLKPNTKNWVILATDNNVIVADAINSLISLPEETTARVLTFDKAAVYDKIDNRKLAQVGFTYVSEEFIDENSLYSSVFREQYLKKNKALPSFYATKGFDVTYDIIVRLASGNDLKTTFKQGVSSRIETKFDYRASNTENRGLFIVQYNEDLTLTKLK from the coding sequence ATGAAGCATTTAAAATTTTTTATTTTTCTGTGTATTTTAACGTTCACAGTTTCTTGTGGTCAACAAAAAAAATATATTCAGTACAAGGTTAAAAAAGGGGAAACGATTAGTGTTATTGCTGCTAATTTGAGCATGAAAAAGAAAGATTTATTGCGTTTAAATCCAGATGTTGTAAGTGAACCTAGAACAAATTCTTTTATTGTTGTTCCAGAAAAAAAGCTAAATAACTACAAAAACAAAATAAAAGAGCGTCCAAAAGATATTTCTGATGCTGAATTGACGGAAGATGAAATTATAGATGAAAAAGTGAAACTTTTAGAGGAGCTAAAAGAAAAGTTTGTTGTTTATGAAGTAAAAAAAGGAGATACTTTTTACAGTTTTAAGAAGAAATTTAATGTTACTAGAGGAGAATTATTAATCTTAAATCCTGAACTAGTAGAAGGTTTAAAAGTAGGTCAAATTTTAAAAATTAAAGAAATTCCGGTAGGTGTAGTTTCAGATGAAATTTTTTATAATGATTATCTGCAACCAGAAACCACTTTAAAAATAGCATTGTTATTGCCTTTTAGAACAGATAAATATAATAATGATACCATTGCTGCGCAACAGATATTTAGTAAAAACGCAACTTTAGTAAACATTGCAACCGATTTTTTTATGGGTGCAGAAATAGCTGTAGATTCTCTAAGAACAAAGGGTATAGATATAGAATTAAATGTTTTTGACACAGGAGCCAGAAGAGCAGATGGTATAAGACGTATTATTTCAGAGAAAGACTTGGGTAGTAATCATGCGATAATTGGTCCATTATATTCAGAGGAAGTACAAATGGTAGCTAACAATGTGAGCGTACCTGTTATTTTTCCAGTATACTCTAGTAGTCAATCAAACTTTTCTTCCGCTAATATTATAAAAACTTCACCAGAGAAAAGTGTCTTTAGAGAAGAGTTGGAGAGATATATCAAAGAGAAGTTTGGTTCGGGGAATATTATTATTGTGAGTGATACTAAATTTAAAAATATACAAACTAGTAGACTTTTAAAATCTTCATTAGAATTTGAGGATTCCATTTATAATGTGAATATCTTAACTCCGGACAAAGGATATATAGAAAAGTCTAGATTCCTAGAAGTCTTAAAACCAAATACAAAAAACTGGGTTATTTTAGCAACTGACAACAATGTAATTGTCGCAGATGCGATTAATAGTTTAATAAGTTTGCCAGAAGAAACTACTGCTAGAGTTCTTACTTTTGACAAAGCAGCAGTTTATGACAAGATTGATAATAGAAAATTAGCTCAGGTTGGTTTTACGTATGTAAGTGAGGAGTTTATTGATGAAAATTCTTTGTACTCAAGCGTTTTTAGAGAACAATATTTAAAAAAGAATAAAGCATTACCTTCTTTTTATGCAACCAAAGGATTTGATGTGACCTATGACATTATAGTGAGATTAGCATCTGGAAACGATTTAAAAACAACTTTTAAGCAAGGAGTATCTTCGAGAATAGAAACAAAATTTGATTACAGAGCGAGTAATACAGAAAATCGAGGTTTGTTTATTGTACAGTATAATGAAGATTTAACGTTAACCAAGTTGAAATAA